Proteins encoded within one genomic window of Arachis ipaensis cultivar K30076 chromosome B08, Araip1.1, whole genome shotgun sequence:
- the LOC107613559 gene encoding protein FAR1-RELATED SEQUENCE 3 isoform X1: MDHQSGQGFDSDDSDLDIQVEISRRLGKVEDGFPKDMELCAGEEEKFIEQSVADISADGEALEPFIGMEFNSREEARELYIAYGRRIGFTVRIHHNRRSRVNNQVIGQDFVCSKEGFRAKKYVHRKDRVLPPPPATREGCQAMIRLALRDGGKWVVTKFVKEHTHKLMSPSKVPWRGSGKHLVSEDEKDKRIRELSLELYNERQKYKRRCAAYEEQLNNILNYLEKHTEHMSEKVADIVRSIREIEEEKADSDI, encoded by the exons ATGGATCACCAATCTGGCCAGGGATTTGATTCAGATGATAGTGACCTTGATATACAAGTAGAAATTAGCAGAAGACTTGGTAAAGTGGAAGATGGATTTCCAAAAGACATGGAACTTTGTGCAGGTGAAGAGGAGAAGTTTATTGAACAATCTGTAGCAGATATTTCAGCAGATGGAGAAGCTTTAGAACCATTCATAGGCATGGAGTTCAATTCAAGAGAAGAGGCCAGAGAACTATACATTGCCTACGGTAGGCGGATAGGATTTACAGTACGAATACACCATAACCGTCGTTCACGAGTAAATAACCAGGTTATTGGTCAAGATTTTGTCTGCTCAAAAGAAGGCTTTCGTGCAAAAAAGTATGTGCACAGAAAAGACAGAGTGCTTCCTCCTCCACCAGCCACCCGAGAAGGCTGTCAGGCCATGATAAGGTTGGCTTTGCGGGATGGAGGGAAgtgggttgtcacaaaatttgtTAAGGAGCATACTCATAAGCTAATGAGTCCTAGTAAAGTTCCATGGCGAGGATCTGGGAAGCACTTGGTGAGTGAG GATGAGAAAGATAAGAGGATCCGTGAACTATCGCTTGAGTTGTACAACGAAAGGCAAAAATACAAACGACGTTGCGCTGCATATGAAGAACAGTTAAATAATATCCTGAACTATTTGGAAAAGCACACAGAACACATGTCTGAAAAAGTTGCAGATATAGTCCGAAGTATAAGAGAGATTGAGGAGGAAAAAGCAGATTCAGATATCTGA
- the LOC107613559 gene encoding protein FAR1-RELATED SEQUENCE 12 isoform X2 — MDHQSGQGFDSDDSDLDIQVEISRRLGKVEDGFPKDMELCAGEEEKFIEQSVADISADGEALEPFIGMEFNSREEARELYIAYGRRIGFTVRIHHNRRSRVNNQVIGQDFVCSKEGFRAKKYVHRKDRVLPPPPATREGCQAMIRLALRDGGKWVVTKFVKEHTHKLMSPSKVPWRGSGKHLDEKDKRIRELSLELYNERQKYKRRCAAYEEQLNNILNYLEKHTEHMSEKVADIVRSIREIEEEKADSDI; from the exons ATGGATCACCAATCTGGCCAGGGATTTGATTCAGATGATAGTGACCTTGATATACAAGTAGAAATTAGCAGAAGACTTGGTAAAGTGGAAGATGGATTTCCAAAAGACATGGAACTTTGTGCAGGTGAAGAGGAGAAGTTTATTGAACAATCTGTAGCAGATATTTCAGCAGATGGAGAAGCTTTAGAACCATTCATAGGCATGGAGTTCAATTCAAGAGAAGAGGCCAGAGAACTATACATTGCCTACGGTAGGCGGATAGGATTTACAGTACGAATACACCATAACCGTCGTTCACGAGTAAATAACCAGGTTATTGGTCAAGATTTTGTCTGCTCAAAAGAAGGCTTTCGTGCAAAAAAGTATGTGCACAGAAAAGACAGAGTGCTTCCTCCTCCACCAGCCACCCGAGAAGGCTGTCAGGCCATGATAAGGTTGGCTTTGCGGGATGGAGGGAAgtgggttgtcacaaaatttgtTAAGGAGCATACTCATAAGCTAATGAGTCCTAGTAAAGTTCCATGGCGAGGATCTGGGAAGCACTTG GATGAGAAAGATAAGAGGATCCGTGAACTATCGCTTGAGTTGTACAACGAAAGGCAAAAATACAAACGACGTTGCGCTGCATATGAAGAACAGTTAAATAATATCCTGAACTATTTGGAAAAGCACACAGAACACATGTCTGAAAAAGTTGCAGATATAGTCCGAAGTATAAGAGAGATTGAGGAGGAAAAAGCAGATTCAGATATCTGA
- the LOC107613561 gene encoding uncharacterized protein LOC107613561: MASTYGNNHRHLLQLVLSCRNITAQVKNTSTSSIIAMASSSEQEFVARYRANLNRYPRSHRFWDGKVASRVGEKLGLRLREIGVTGVQIDPCEEYSRPVHYRIMVSPLFDSIKRAGVEVSGVDQFSQVPPPPPSSCVDR; the protein is encoded by the coding sequence ATGGCGAGTACGTACGGTAACAACCACCGCCACCTGCTGCAGCTGGTGCTGTCGTGCCGGAACATCACGGCGCAGGTGAAAAACACCTCCACCTCTTCCATCAtagccatggcttcttcttccgAGCAGGAATTCGTGGCTCGTTACCGCGCGAACCTCAACCGCTACCCGAGATCGCATCGTTTCTGGGACGGCAAGGTGGCTTCCCGCGTTGGCGAGAAGCTAGGGCTCCGCCTCCGAGAAATCGGCGTCACTGGCGTCCAAATCGATCCCTGTGAGGAGTACTCACGCCCCGTCCATTATCGGATCATGGTTTCTCCCTTGTTCGATTCAATCAAACGCGCCGGCGTCGAGGTCTCCGGCGTTGACCAATTTAGCCAGgtgcctcctcctcctccttcctcCTGCGTGGACCG